Sequence from the Collinsella aerofaciens ATCC 25986 genome:
AAGTCGATAGCCGTGCGGTAGGTCTCCACGGCATCCGCCGGACGGCCGAGCTTAATGAAGCAACGGCCAAGCTCGCCGAGTGCGGCGGCAGGAGCCGGATTGGCGCCGTCGATGGCGGCCTGACGGAAGGCAGTACCTGCGTTGGCATAGTCGCCCGACTGGAACAGCGCGTTACCCAGGCCCAGATAGGCCTTGAACGGCGTGGCATAGGAAGCATCCTGCGTAGCAGCAGAGAACGCCTGGGCGGCCGTCGTGTAGTCGCCCACGGCGGCGAGCGCCTTGCCGCGGTTGGTGAGCAGCGCGCCGCGCTTGCCGTAGGTGCCGTCGTTGAGGGCGGCAGCATAAGCCTCGGCGGCCTCGGCATACATGCCCAGGTGCATCAAGGCGTTGCCACGAAGGTGATCGGCCTCGCCCATAATCTCATCGGGAGTCTTTGCCGCCCCAAGCATCTGGGCTGCAGCGGAAAAATCACCCGCGCGGTAAGCGGCGCGGCCCTGTTGGATCAGCTGGCTATTCAAGGAAGTCCCCTTTACTCGTGAACAATCTCGACATGGACGATCTCGTCGCCGGCACGCAGCTGCGAAATCACATCGAGACCCTCGACCGTGGTACCAAAGACGGTGTAACCGGAATCGAGGTTATGCTGGGCGCCCAGGCAGAAGTAGAACTGCGAACCCGCGGAATCGGGGTCCATGGAGCGTGCCATGGCAAGGGCGCCATCGACATGGCTGTTGCGCGGATTAGTGGCAAACTCGCCCTTGATGCAGTAGCCGGGGCCACCGGTACCGGGCATGCCGTCGGGGCCCTCAAGACCAGCGGCGACGTCGGCGCCGGACATATCGCGGGTATTGGGGTCGCCGCCCTGGATGACAAAACCGGGCACATAGCGATGGAACTTAAGGCCATCATAGAAGCCCATCGTAGAAAGCTCGCAGAAGTTCGCGACATGAATGGGAGCGCCCTCGCCGTCAAACTTGACCTTGATGGTACCCTTCGACGTCTCGATAACGGCGCACTCGTCGCCGGCAAGCTGATACTCGGGCGTGTAGAGCTCTTTCTTAAAACCAAACATGTGGTTCCTTCCTCGTGCGTTTAAAGCATATTTGTACGAATTGTAGCAATAAGCATGCGCTTACATCAATTGCGCACGTAGGTTATGCCGACTATGGCGAACTAATTTTAGGAACGCTGCTGCGGCTTCCAGGAGCCCACGTTGGCGTCGTACTGATTAAGCGCGCTGTTGCCACTCTGAGCGATGGGCGCCAGGATCTCGCTTTGGTGAGAACTCATCGACTCGCCATCGGGAATGGCCAGCGAGATGTCCCAACTCTGGCAGATCACGTCGACGCGCTCATACATCCACTCGGCAAGCTGCTTTAAGTGGGCAATGTCGTCCGCATAGACCGTATCGTCCTGGTACTTAAGGTTGCTGAGCTCATCTTGCGTCTTTTTAATCTGGTCGCGCAGGGCGTAAGCACTCTGCGACAGCTCCTGACGGGTGGACAGCGGCGTTCGGAGATAGCCGTTGTTAAAGGAATCGATGACCTCGCCAATCTGGTCCTCGTCACCGTAGGACACGATGGTCTGATACAGACCGTCGAGCCTGGTATAGAGCTGATCATCGGTCAGCACGGTTTCTTCCTGGACTACCTCGGCAGAATCGTCCTGCTTGGTATCGTCCTCGGTCGCCTCGCCCTTTTGGCGCGTGGGGAAGGTCGTCTGCGCAGCCTGGCCAAACTGGTCGTAGAAGCCGGGCATGACGCCCATAGGATCGGCAGTCACAAACCAATACGCACCACCGCACACGGCGGCGAGCACCGCGATGACGATAAGCGGTTTGGGGATATGGCGCTTGTGCTTGTGATAGGCATCCTCGTCGGGATGGACCTTGCGCTTGGCC
This genomic interval carries:
- a CDS encoding peptidylprolyl isomerase, yielding MFGFKKELYTPEYQLAGDECAVIETSKGTIKVKFDGEGAPIHVANFCELSTMGFYDGLKFHRYVPGFVIQGGDPNTRDMSGADVAAGLEGPDGMPGTGGPGYCIKGEFATNPRNSHVDGALAMARSMDPDSAGSQFYFCLGAQHNLDSGYTVFGTTVEGLDVISQLRAGDEIVHVEIVHE
- a CDS encoding zinc ribbon domain-containing protein; its protein translation is MICPHCLKTIEDGASFCPYCNAYVGPGDGPEHTEFVFCDGCGARLSPHDRTCPKCGRPAPGILSKDAAASDLAAGRTAGFPRLTQEQIDTEVPHAPASAAAVLSDAADPNETCVLPAFDKDFGIPKVDIPTPVSLRDDVQPKKQKAKRKVHPDEDAYHKHKRHIPKPLIVIAVLAAVCGGAYWFVTADPMGVMPGFYDQFGQAAQTTFPTRQKGEATEDDTKQDDSAEVVQEETVLTDDQLYTRLDGLYQTIVSYGDEDQIGEVIDSFNNGYLRTPLSTRQELSQSAYALRDQIKKTQDELSNLKYQDDTVYADDIAHLKQLAEWMYERVDVICQSWDISLAIPDGESMSSHQSEILAPIAQSGNSALNQYDANVGSWKPQQRS